In a single window of the Necator americanus strain Aroian chromosome X, whole genome shotgun sequence genome:
- a CDS encoding hypothetical protein (NECATOR_CHRX.G26053.T1) — MSYKSYARMDQPSCIYDRSCRIVSIPSQVPMHWAIPLYGYVMPVIVMLTLATNSFIVIVLSHKYLRTPTNYVLLAMAVSELLTGLCVMPWFMYYFTLSGFEADIKYGLSSFWCNAAPYMAAVLPSIFHTTAIWLTVYLAIQRYIYICVPTLVRRFCTIHRSKQVIFIICIAAVFMYIPDVLAFENESLDVMDYRKNVTRRMCYRRQTWLLRAIGLDVFYNLTFCAQTVFVHLIPCAMLVVFTWKLIRAIQLADKRHASLLSKSARRRFSEPPPSTDSLTHEKNFPKLLKTQESVTEPKRAQGLKQNTRMLIVVIVLFLVTEIPAALIFIIHVLSVSLKSYVINYQLLNVLLIVRNVLIVISYPFRFAIYCGMSQQFRDVVRQMFTGKLLPRIVHDKDNSTTIALVHTTIDKESDERRNSSAILCSNGLMSTSLSAFPIRNMIKISEKGIQCGSSALETPIPAVDSCTREFCLCDNNDAAERRHQKLTSKYELCDRSTQCNIRMDSFTPERKTSIIRTDLGEKTIICEAMFSRIV, encoded by the exons ATGTCCTACAAATCATATGCTCGGATGGATCAACCATCTTGTATATACGATCGATCTTGTCGTATTGTGAGCATACCGTCACAG GTACCAATGCACTGGGCGATACCACTATATGGTTATGTGATGCCAGTAATTGTTATGTTAACATTGGCAACAAATTCTTTTATAGTAATAGTATTATCACATAAATATCTACGTACTCCAACAAATTATGTGCTATTAGCAATGGCGGTCTCGGAATTGTTAACAGGACTATGTGTTATGCCATGGTTTATGTATTATTTCACATTGTCAG GATTTGAAGCGGACATTAAATACGGTCTATCTTCATTTTGGTGTAATGCTGCACCGTATATGGCTGCTGTATTACCGTCAATATTTCATACAACAGCAATTTGGTTAACTGTTTATTTGGCTATACAacgatatatttatatttgtgtaCCAACGCTTGTTCGTCGATTTTGTACGATTCATCGCAGTAAACAA gtgatatttattatttgtatagcAGCTGTTTTTATGTATATTCCTGATGTATTagcatttgaaaatgaatcgCTTGATGTAATGGATTATAGAAAAAATG TGACAAGACGTATGTGTTATCGACGACAAACGTGGTTATTACGAGCAATTGGTCTCGATGTATTCTATAATCTTACATTTTGTGCACAAACTGTATTTGTACATTTAATACCGTGTGCAATGCTTGTGGTATTCACATGGAAACTCATCCGAGCGATTCAATTAGCCGACAAACGACATGCTAGCCTTCTTTCTAA ATCAGCTCGTCGAAGATTCTCTGAACCACCACCGTCGACGGATTCCTTGACACATGAAAAGAACTTTCCAAAACTTCTAAAAACACAAGAAAGCGTTACTGAGCCGAAACGAGCTCAAGGATTGAAGCAG aatacTCGAATGCTTATCGTGGTTATCGTATTATTTCTGGTGACGGAAATTCCTGCGgcattgatatttattatccACGTTTTGTCAGTATCGTTAAAGTCCTACGTGATCAATTATCAACTTCTAAACGTTCTACTAATTGTGAG GAATGTGCTCATTGTTATCTCGTATCCATTCCGTTTTGCAATCTACTGTGGAATGTCGCAACAATTTCGCGATGTGGTTAGACAG ATGTTTACTGGAAAATTATTGCCAAGAATTGTACATGACAAGGATAATTCTACAACAATAGCATTGGTCCATACAACGATCGACAAAGAAAGTGATGAGAGACG caattctTCTGCTATTCTTTGCTCAAATGGATTGATGTCGACATCTTTATCTGCTTTTCCTATCAGAAATATGATAAAAATTAGCGAAAAA GGTATTCAATGCGGATCGTCTGCCCTCGAGACTCCAATACCTGCTGTTGACTCATGTACGAGGGAATTTTGCTTGTGTGATAATAACGATGCAGCGGAACGTCGTCATCAGAAGTTAACAAGCAAATACGAATTATGTGATCGTTCAACACAGTGTAATATCCGTATGGATTCATTCACGCCGGAACGTAAAACTTCTATTATACGTACAGATCTCGGAGAGAAAACGATCATTTGTGAAGCTATGTTCTCAcgaattgtttaa